In the genome of Cercospora beticola chromosome 2, complete sequence, one region contains:
- a CDS encoding uncharacterized protein (antiSMASH:Cluster_5~CAZy:AA5), whose protein sequence is MTALLALLLGAAIAQANIVFHYVQPTCDSSSLSTTGCLRGQVCLLNNTCVPASLSTRANAPPHEDGRCGKDFDDATCDPKGDYGGCCSSHGYCGKTDTHCLPKNGCQNGCESPTTSDPPQTTDHEPTLGRPTETPTTDGTCGAENGGSVCGDWVYGSCCSMMGFCGNSSAHCGEGCQSGPCDQAPVSPAPGPVPAPPHPTPGSFKIVGDSGVPAMHAALMPNGRVMFLDKVENYTQLNLPDGRLAYSAEYDPATNEVVPLGYKTNAFCAGGTFMANGTLLSVGGNGNLSWLDPGVEDGWKGLRYLTRSASDDVRDGEDWIEPGNQLDTARWYPTVQTMPDGTIFVASGSLNGLDPAKNENNNPTYEILDRDGVSKGKSLPMELLVKAQPYYMYPFIHLLPDGNLFVFTSKSSEIFKVGEDRTVKSLPDLPGDYRTYPNTGGSVLLPLSSANDWNSDIVICGGGAYQDITSPTDASCGRIAPLAEDADWEMDSMPEGRGMVEGTLLPDGTVLWLNGGNKGAQGFGLAEEPTLEALIYDPAAKLGERWSTGAKSEIPRLYHSVALLLLDGTVLVAGSNPVDMPVMEKSKETPFPTEFRVEIYTPPYLSGDNAKKRPENVVLESKELKADGTKFEVLFDAPKEAKEVKIVLYHGGFVTHSLHMGHRILYLDTEGFEAGKAEQKLEAAMPPNSNVAPPGPYVVYVVVDGVPGIGQFVMVG, encoded by the exons CTCTACTGTTGGGCGCCGCTATTGCGCAGGCGAACATTGTATTTCACTATGTCCAGCCTACCTGTGACTCTTCGAGTCTCTCCACCACCGGCTGCCTTCGAGGCCAAGTCTGCCTCTTAAACAACAC CTGCGTTCCGGCTTCACTCTCGACTCGAGCTAACGCTCCTCCTCACGAAGACGGCCGGTGCGGCAAAGACTTCGATGATGCCACTTGCGATCCAAAAGGCGACTACggtggctgctgcagctcacaCGGATACTGTGGCAAGACTGACACCCACTGTCTGCCCAAGAATGGCTGCCAGAATGGCTGCGAGTCGCCAACTACCTCAGACCCGCCTCAGACAACAGATCATGAGCCCACGCTCGGTCGTCCCACGGAGACTCCAACCACCGACGGTACATGCGGGGCAGAAAATGGCGGTAGTGTTTGCGGCGACTGGGTGTACGGCAGCTGTTGCTCTATGATGGGCTTCTGCGGCAACTCTTCCGCTCACTGCGGCGAAGGTTGTCAGTCCGGACCTTGCGACCAAGCACCTGTTTCTCCGGCGCCGGGCCCCgttcctgctcctccacatCCAACTCCTGGTTCTTTCAAGATTGTCGGCGATTCTGGCGTCCCAGCTATGCACGCTGCTTTGATGCCAAATGGCAGAGTGATGTTCTTGGACAAGGTGGAGAATTACACTCAACTGAACTTGCCAGATGGCAGACTTGCGTACTCGGCAGAGTATGATCCGGCTACAAACGAGGTCGTTCCACTGGGCTACAAGACGAATGCGTTCTGTGCTGGCGGTACCTTCATGGCAAATGGTACTCTGCTGTCTGTTGGAGGCAATGGAAATCTCTCATGGCTTGATCCTGGAGTTGAAGATGGCTGGAAAGGCTTGCGATACCTGACAAGATCTGCATCAGACGACGTTCGTGATGGCGAAGATTGGATCGAGCCTGGAAATCAACTCGACACTGCTCGGTGGTACCCTACTGTGCAGACCATGCCGGACGGAACGATCTTCGTAGCATCTGGCAGCTTGAACGGCCTGGATCCGGCGAAGAACGAGAACAACAATCCAACCTACGAGATCCTGGATAGAGATGGTGTAAGCAAGGGCAAGTCGCTACCCATGGAGCTGCTTGTCAAAGCCCAGCCATACTACATGTATCCTTTCATCCACCTCCTCCCGGACGGAaatctcttcgtcttcacctCGAAGTCCTCAGAGATCTTCAAAGTCGGCGAAGATCGCACAGTCAAGTCATTGCCAGACCTACCAGGCGACTATCGCACATATCCCAATACTGGCGGTTCTGTCCTACTGCCACTTTCTTCTGCCAACGACTGGAATTCAGACATCGTCATCTGCGGAGGAGGCGCCTACCAAGATATCACCTCGCCGACAGATGCTTCTTGTGGCCGCATTGCTCCATTGGCCGAAGATGCAGACTGGGAGATGGACAGCATGCCAGAAGGCCGAGGAATGGTAGAAGGTACGCTCCTCCCAGATGGCACAGTCCTCTGGCTTAACGGCGGGAACAAAGGTGCCCAAGGCTTTGGTCTTGCGGAAGAACCTACTCTCGAGGCATTGATCTATGATCCTGCAGCAAAACTCGGCGAGCGGTGGTCGACAGGAGCAAAGAGCGAGATCCCGAGACTGTATCACTCCGTCGCGTTGCTCCTACTTGATGGTACTGTGCTTGTCGCAGGAAGTAATCCGGTCGACATGCCTGTcatggagaagagcaaggaaaCTCCTTTTCCGACAGAGTTCCGCGTCGAAATCTATACTCCACCATACCTTTCTGGGGATaacgcgaagaagagaccGGAGAATGTTGTCCTCGAGAGTAAGGAGCTCAAGGCGGATGGCACGAAATTCGAAGTGCTTTTTGACGCTCCAaaggaagcgaaggaagtcaAGATCGTGTTGTATCACGGAGGCTTTGTGACGCATTCGCTACACATGGGACATCGGATACTGTATCTGGATACCGAGGGATTCGAGGCAGGAAAGgctgagcagaagctggaagcgGCCATGCCTCCGAACAGCAATGTCGCGCCACCTGGACCGTACGTGGTTTACGTCGTGGTTGATGGAGTTCCGGGCATCGGACAGTTTGTCATGGTTGGGTAG
- a CDS encoding uncharacterized protein (SMCOG1169:sugar transport protein~antiSMASH:Cluster_5): protein MADGHDASTDVEKARSASRQNSSTPDRASTRRKWTMGILDADTEEVPGSILLLSKASEYNAPLGMKNAPARTSASSFPQSPRPGSHSRSSSVARVRWNVPEKKKTPDGKIVLEPQPDESLNDPLNWAMWRRDAALLSLGFYCMVGGGMTPILAAGFHDVSEEYNVSEPRVALTTGLYMMGLGLGSVVLSPTAILFGKRPVYLAAAICFILSSIWCAKSPNFGSLVAARIFQGIAVSSVECLPSATVAEIYFLHEKAYRLGIYTLLLLGGKNLVPLVSAAIIQSLGWRWVFWMVAIIVAFAWFLLFFFVPETFWDRTPVPHKHRHPLRSVRSISRSIIRSSPPSPELSRTERPAAKATEIPGDGEKRRAAHFENDVLNNEQDRNGISQEKAASDETKAGRTTPSPPQPVHVPHDDYFSLPPADPAAAEAQVFTPKAKDFADVPDPRNEYTKQNAAQPPKTWVQSLSPYSGRLSDSSWLRVMIRPFILFAYPSILWSALVYALSIGWLIVLSESISKIYMTRETYNFTALQAGLVYISPFVGGILGTAVAGKVSDIIVRWMARRNGGVYEPEFRLVMAIPIAITTTIGLMGYGWSAHEKDAWIVPTIFFGFISFGCSLGSTTSITFAVDSYRQYAGEALVTLNFSKNIFHGLVFSLFFNHWLESEGSKDVFVSIGGIQLACMLTTIPMYIYGKRARMWTVKKNFMEKF, encoded by the coding sequence ATGGCAGACGGGCACGATGCGTCCACCGACGTGGAGAAGGCGCGCTCGGCGAGCAGACAGAACAGCAGCACACCCGACCGTGCTAGCACTCGCCGCAAATGGACAATGGGCATATTGGACGCCGACACAGAAGAAGTCCCCGGCTCCATCCTGCTCCTGAGCAAAGCCTCGGAATACAACGCGCCGCTGGGCATGAAGAATGCTCCCGCTcgcacctccgcctcctcctttCCCCAATCCCCGCGCCCCGGTTCGCACTCGAGATCGAGCTCTGTGGCCAGGGTTCGATGGAACGTGCCGGAAAAGAAAAAGACGCCAGACGGCAAGATTGTGCTGGAGCCACAGCCTGATGAAAGCCTGAATGACCCGCTGAACTGGGCAATGTGGCGACGAGACGCCGCCTTGCTCTCGCTCGGCTTCTATTGCATGGTTGGAGGAGGAATGACACCAATCCTGGCTGCTGGCTTTCACGACGTATCGGAGGAGTACAACGTCTCCGAGCCTCGAGTCGCCCTGACCACGGGTCTGTACATGATGGGATTGGGTCTTGGATCAGTCGTGCTCAGTCCGACGGCTATCTTGTTTGGCAAGCGCCCCGTCTAcctcgctgctgccatctGCTTCATCCTCAGCTCCATCTGGTGTGCCAAGTCGCCCAACTTTGGCAGTTTGGTTGCCGCACGTATCTTTCAGGGTATCGCGGTGAGTTCCGTCGAGTGCTTGCCGTCTGCCACTGTTGCAGAGATCTACTTCTTGCACGAAAAAGCCTACCGACTGGGCATCTACACTCTTCTCTTACTTGGTGGCAAGAATTTGGTGCCTTTGGTTAGCGCTGCCATCATCCAAAGCTTGGGCTGGAGGTGGGTGTTCTGGATGGTCGCTATCATTGTCGCTTTCGCCTGGTTTCTACTCTTTTTCTTTGTCCCCGAGACTTTCTGGGATCGCACTCCAGTTCCACACAAGCACAGGCATCCTTTGAGAAGCGTTCGCAGCATTTCGCGCTCCATCATCCGATCGAGCCCTCCCAGCCCGGAATTGTCccgtaccgaacgacctgCTGCAAAGGCAACGGAAATCCCAGGCGACGGTGAGAAGAGACGTGCAGCACACTTTGAAAATGATGTATTGAACAACGAGCAAGACAGAAATGGAATATCACAAGAGAAGGCTGCGTCTGATGAGACCAAAGCTGGGCGCACCACTCCATCGCCGCCACAGCCAGTACATGTCCCGCACGATGACTACTTCAGCCTTCCTCCTGCCGACCCTGCCGCTGCCGAAGCTCAGGTCTTCACAccaaaggcaaaagattttgCGGATGTTCCAGACCCTCGAAACGAATACACAAAGCAAAACGCTGCTCAACCGCCAAAGACTTGGGTACAGTCGCTCAGCCCGTACTCTGGCAGATTGTCAGACTCCTCCTGGCTACGAGTGATGATCCGGCCTTTTATTCTCTTCGCCTATCCGAGCATCCTATGGTCTGCCTTGGTGTACGCGCTCTCCATTGGCTGGCTTATTGTTCTGTCCGAATCTATCAGCAAGATCTACATGACTAGAGAAACTTACAATTTTACTGCACTCCAGGCGGGCCTCGTCTACATCTCACCTTTTGTTGGCGGCATTCTTGGCACAGCTGTGGCTGGAAAAGTCTCCGATATCATTGTCCGCTGGATGGCACGTCGCAATGGTGGTGTCTACGAGCCCGAGTTCCGACTTGTCATGGCCATTCCAATCGCCATTACCACTACCATTGGTCTTATGGGTTATGGCTGGTCGGCTCATGAGAAGGACGCTTGGATCGTTCCCaccatcttcttcggcttcatcTCCTTTGGCTGCTCACTGGGATCAACAACGAGTATCACTTTTGCCGTGGACTCTTACCGACAATACGCTGGCGAGGCTCTCGTGACGCTGAATTTTAGCAAAAATATCTTCCACGGGTTGGTGTTCAGTTTGTTCTTCAATCATTGGCTGGAAAGCGAGGGGAGCAAGGACGTTTTCGTTTCGATTGGAGGTATACAACTGGCGTGTATGCTGACGACGATTCCCATGTACATCTATGGCAAGAGGGCGAGAATGTGgactgtgaagaagaatttTATGGAGAAGTTTTGA
- a CDS encoding uncharacterized protein (antiSMASH:Cluster_5) codes for MSNNDVSLDDDYVVELLKRDAAAISSGNATIGGRSRPRGQGVRPNARFLKNLVRDIDSHNTALKQKEEREARHRMWDLQRGKRKSETESHGLDRKSRHESSKSTEKRRSRSRSPRQRDGDRRRRRSLERYAPGSSRHKRARSRSQSPEHRSRNRERHKRRSRSREKCAATHSDSDPLDDPIGPQPLSKTKARGRGAQNPTSIDTHFNASYDPKADVALEEDRNDWDMALEALRDRAKWKQSGAERLRAAGFTEAEVDNWQNGTKDNGEKSIDDVKWNKKGEREWDRGKVLEGDHVEQRPEWGRLKDT; via the coding sequence ATGTCTAACAACGATGTATCCCTCGATGACGACTATGTCGTTGAGCTGTTGAAGCGCGATGCTGCGGCCATCAGCTCTGGAAATGCGACTATTGGTGGACGATCACGACCACGCGGCCAAGGCGTGCGACCAAATGCACGCTTCTTGAAGAACCTGGTTCGGGATATTGACAGCCATAATACTGCTTTGAAGCAAAAGGAAGAGCGAGAAGCAAGACATCGCATGTGGGATCTGCAGCgaggaaagagaaagagcgaGACAGAATCGCATGGACTCGATCGCAAATCGAGGCACGAGAGTAGCAAGTCAACGGAGAAGCGCAGGTCGCGATCCCGATCACCCCGGCAGAGGGATGGTGACAGACGTCGCAGGAGGAGTCTGGAAAGGTATGCGCCTGGCAGTAGTAGACACAAGAGAGCCAGGTCCAGGTCCCAGTCTCCAGAGCACAGATCAAGGAATCGCGAACGACATAAACGACGATCGCGTTCTCGAGAAAAATGCGCCGCGACTCACTCCGACTCTGACCCTCTCGATGACCCAATTGGACCTCAGCCGCTATCGAAAACTAAAGCGCGAGGCAGAGGCGCGCAGAATCCGACGAGCATAGACACACATTTCAACGCCTCATACGATCCCAAAGCCGATGTTGCTCTGGAGGAAGATCGCAACGATTGGGATATGGCTCTCGAAGCGTTGCGAGATCGAGCAAAGTGGAAACAGTCCGGAGCAGAAAGACTTCGTGCAGCAGGGTTCACGGAAGCAGAGGTAGATAATTGGCAAAACGGTACAAAAGATAACGGAGAGAAGAGTATCGATGATGTGAAATGGAATAAAAAAGGCGAAAGAGAGTGGGATAGAGGGAAGGTGTTGGAGGGAGATCATGTCGAGCAGCGACCTGAGTGGGGACGTTTGAAGGACACTTGA
- a CDS encoding uncharacterized protein (antiSMASH:Cluster_5) → MEASSALAQLQQPQTLSILHISEQVITPSSDSQPGNTSYTQLGSSPSALAADLVHYKELFSKLRFSYVEQVTKERFLRAVVASQPEFVSAEENAELEEALKADKEDLKAKKEEVTVLIGDLEAQGRSLAQRYEQVQLQTAQLESLPKQIEELEQTIQRLKENQEPKPEDAEMALPLHPTLDLLRQREQESQSLDLEIARLQAALPAKKAEVQRLQDELAPIQMRKIKAVEEAKDARSRREGGGGGADDLEEKGRWLRGVESSLKAMLEV, encoded by the coding sequence ATGGAAGCCTCATCGGCTCTCGCCCAACTGCAGCAACCACAAACTCTGTCAATTCTCCATATTTCCGAGCAAGTGATCACGCCTAGTAGCGACTCACAACCAGGGAACACATCGTACACACAACTCGGGAGCAGCCCTTCTGCTTTGGCAGCAGATCTGGTACACTACAAAGAACTGTTCTCCAAACTCCGATTCAGCTATGTCGAGCAGGTCACAAAGGAGCGCTTCCTGCGCGCAGTCGTCGCTTCGCAGCCCGAATTTGTGTCTGCCGAAGAAAACGCCGAATTGGAAGAAGCATTGAAAGCCGACAAGGAGGATTTGAAggccaagaaggaagaggtgACAGTCTTGATTGGCGATCTGGAAGCTCAAGGCCGCTCGCTTGCGCAGCGGTATGAGCAGGTACAACTCCAGACTGCTCAGTTGGAGAGTCTGCCCAAGCAGAtcgaggagctggagcagactATACAAAGGTTGAAGGAGAACCAAGAACCCAAACCTGAAGATGCCGAGATGGCGCTGCCTCTTCACCCCACTCTGGACCTGTTACGACAACGAGAGCAAGAGTCGCAAAGTCTAGATCTTGAGATTGCGAGGCTGCAGGCTGCTCTtccagcgaagaaggccgaggtGCAGAGATTGCAAGATGAATTGGCACCTATACAAATGAGGAAGATCAAGGCTGTGGAGGAAGCCAAAGATGCGAGGAGTCGACGggaaggtggtggtggaggagctgaTGATTTGGAAGAGAAGGGACGGTGGTTGCGAGGAGTTGAGAGCAGCTTGAAAGCCATGCTGGAGGTTTGA
- a CDS encoding uncharacterized protein (antiSMASH:Cluster_5): MATPVADPPTLDSLPQEIFEMAADNLCCEDLGHLRATNYNMLAKTKRTFIAHTFQTIGFNLNDEEGLQEAITIAKTREFGTAIRKLCLYTDELNLASHYSTRAFNGGKSLQDKQQEFRVSKRPYLLLTALFSTLRRDCNIDSVFLVDTSNADYGPKPVLGSTYRKHQKMTKQFFRDSSHPEDNTYILLEALSLSGIQLQGLYLVDSQYCMAKLIGAGDYHLRNFEMVLQSVRHLGLSIRLEPPFTFESNGSDRVNPSVSMAVGVISRAPYLQTIHLIDGPTKDVERTLPTDLFARTLLSARLMPSLRRLILDDGRMEAQDLVQMVAKQPSLEKLHLANFEMWNTRGTLSAEKTVRESLQQITGLGSVIVCEDTEAKFAWENAKKEDEENQDEEMGDAEDEE, from the coding sequence ATGGCGACACCCGTGGCGGACCCTCCCACCCTCGACTCTCTTCCACAAGAGATCTTCGAGATGGCCGCTGACAACCTCTGCTGCGAAGACCTTGGTCATCTTCGCGCCACGAACTACAATATGCTCGCAAAGACCAAACGAACTTTCATCGCTCACACATTCCAGACCATCGGATTCAATTTGAACGACGAAGAGGGGCTGCAAGAAGCAATCACGATCGCCAAAACCCGCGAGTTCGGAACTGCCATTCGCAAACTATGCCTGTACACAGATGAACTCAACTTGGCTTCGCACTACAGTACCCGTGCCTTCAACGGCGGCAAATCCCTTCAGGACAAACAACAAGAGTTTCGCGTTTCAAAGAGGCCCTACCTCTTGTTGACGGCGCTCTTCTCCACGCTGCGTCGAGATTGCAATATCGACAGCGTATTTCTGGTTGACACGAGCAACGCGGATTATGGACCCAAACCGGTGCTCGGCTCAACTTATCGAAAACACCAAAAGATGACCAAGCAATTCTTCCGGGACAGTTCTCACCCCGAAGACAACACCTACATCCTTCTCGAAGCATTGAGTCTTAGCGGCATCCAGCTTCAGGGACTCTACCTTGTCGACTCTCAGTATTGCATGGCAAAGCTGATCGGTGCCGGAGATTATCACTTGCGCAATTTCGAGATGGTGCTTCAGAGTGTCCGCCACCTCGGTCTGAGTATCCGACTCGAACCTCCTTTTACTTTCGAGTCTAATGGATCCGATCGCGTTAACCCGTCGGTCAGCATGGCAGTCGGAGTCATTTCCCGAGCACCATATCTTCAAACAATCCATCTCATCGACGGACCTACAAAGGATGTAGAGCGCACTCTGCCAACGGATCTGTTCGCGCGAACCCTGCTCTCGGCTCGTCTTATGCCCTCGTTGCGTAGGCTGATTCTCGATGATGGCCGCATGGAAGCGCAAGATCTCGTGCAGATGGTTGCCAAGCAACCGAGTCTTGAGAAACTGCACCTTGCCAATTTCGAAATGTGGAATACTCGCGGTACGCTATCGGCTGAGAAGACAGTGCGCGAATCGTTGCAGCAGATTACGGGGCTGGGATCTGTGATTGTCTGTGAAGATACGGAGGCGAAGTTTGCGTGGGAGAAtgccaagaaggaggatgaggagaatCAGGACGAGGAGATGGGTGatgctgaggatgaagagtGA
- a CDS encoding uncharacterized protein (SMCOG1001:short-chain dehydrogenase/reductase SDR~antiSMASH:Cluster_5): MATEPDPSAPEIHITRPSIISKPLQIAKEVMATPDPTTSTTKQGNPHAKYAQYPSLRNKTVLITGGAEGIGASATSQFSHQGSRVLILDISESSAIKLIETLKSQGASPLPAFYQCDVSDLKALKSTCDEILKKYGTVDILVNNAASAGGAARAGTFEVTEESWQFGVDVNLRHQFFLTQYLVPAMKTSGRGGSIINMGSITWRIPATGLPVYTACKAAILGLTRTHAKEFGKDGIRVNSIMPGSIATERQRREVLTEDYERLTLESQSIKRVLEPDEVGRLILWLGSEDSSAVTGSSYVVDGGWVGDT, translated from the coding sequence ATGGCCACCGAACCCGACCCCTCAGCCCCAGAAATCCACATAACAAGAccatccatcatctccaaACCCCTCCAAATCGCCAAAGAAGTCATGGCAACTCCCGACCCCACCACAAGCACAACAAAACAAGGCAACCCACACGCCAAATACGCCCAATACCCTTCCCTTCGCAATAAAACAGTCCTCATCACAGGCGGAGCCGAAGGCATCGGCGCATCCGCAACCTCCCAATTCTCCCACCAAGGCTCCCGCGTCCTAATCCTCGACATTTCGGAATCCTCCGCCATAAAACTCATCGAAACGCTCAAATCCCAAggcgcttctcctcttccagcatTCTACCAATGTGATGTCTCCGATTTGAAAGCTTTGAAATCAACCTGCGATGAAATTTTGAAGAAATATGGAACGGTAGATATTCTGGTTAATAATGCTGCTTCGGCAGGAGgtgcagctcgagcaggaACTTTCGAAGTCACAGAAGAATCGTGGCAATTCGGCGTAGACGTAAATCTTCGTCATCAATTCTTTCTAACACAATACCTCGTCCCCGCGATGAAAACTTCTGGTCGAGGAGGGAGTATCATAAATATGGGCTCCATTACCTGGCGCATCCCAGCTACAGGACTGCCAGTTTATACAGCTTGTAAAGCCGCTATTCTCGGTCTCACTCGCACGCACGCGAAAGAATTTGGGAAGGATGGGATTCGAGTCAATTCGATTATGCCGGGGAGTATTGCGACGGAGAGACAGAGGAGGGAGGTTTTGACGGAGGACTATGAGAGGTTGACGTTGGAGAGTCAGAGTATCAAGAGGGTTTTAGAGCCGGATGAGGTGGGGAGGTTAATTTTGTGGTTGGGGAGTGAGGATTCGAGTGCGGTGACGGGGAGTAGTTATGTGGTTGATGGAGGGTGGGTTGGGGATACGTGA